A stretch of the Nothobranchius furzeri strain GRZ-AD chromosome 5, NfurGRZ-RIMD1, whole genome shotgun sequence genome encodes the following:
- the pet100 gene encoding protein PET100 homolog, mitochondrial, which produces MGVKIEMFRMVLYLSFPVAMFWISNQAEYFEEYVVKRKREIFPRNEEAQRKELEDFKERMRIRREQRLLKTLSVDSEN; this is translated from the exons ATGGGTGTTAAAATAGAGATGTTCAGG ATGGTGCTGTATTTGTCTTTTCCCGTTGCCATGTTTTGGATTTCAAACCAGGCTGAGTACTTTGAAGAGTACGTAGTGAAAAGGAAG AGAGAAATCTTCCCCCGTAACGAAGAAGCACAG AGGAAGGAGCTGGAGGATTTCAAAGAGCGAATGCGCATTCGAAGGGAGCAGAGACTATTGAAAACCCTTTCTGTAGATTCAGAAAACTGA